Proteins from a genomic interval of Candidatus Eisenbacteria bacterium:
- the queA gene encoding tRNA preQ1(34) S-adenosylmethionine ribosyltransferase-isomerase QueA: MDAGAYDYHLPEERIAQWPATLRDRSRLLVMDRRVGSLDHRVFKDLPDFLSAGDLLLLNESRVIPARLFGKKPTGGRAEILLVESAAENPEPAQRNYFGMIRPARAGRPGSIIELEDGWRVVVEERALEEGMHRLRLEGTGRVEDLLAHCGHMPLPPYIRREDTEEDRERYQTVYAKQPGSIAAPTAGLHFTKELLDKIRGMGVCTASVILHVGPGTFRPVRERDLRRHRLHPESYEIPEAASRAVEETRRAGGRIVCVGTTTVRAVEAAAAERSPAGPLCPPGGGRTRLFIHPPYTFQVTDALITNFHLPRSTLLMLVSAFGGREEVLSAYRTAVLQKYAFYSYGDAMLIL; this comes from the coding sequence GTGGATGCAGGTGCATACGATTATCATCTTCCTGAAGAGCGCATTGCCCAGTGGCCCGCCACTTTGCGGGATAGGTCCCGTCTGCTGGTTATGGATCGGCGGGTGGGATCTTTGGACCACCGGGTTTTCAAGGACCTTCCCGATTTTCTGAGCGCCGGGGATCTATTGCTCCTGAATGAAAGCCGCGTCATTCCCGCCCGCCTCTTTGGAAAGAAACCGACCGGCGGGCGCGCTGAAATTCTGCTTGTAGAATCGGCCGCAGAGAATCCGGAACCGGCCCAGCGGAACTATTTCGGCATGATCCGCCCCGCCCGGGCGGGACGGCCGGGCTCCATTATTGAGCTTGAAGACGGTTGGCGGGTAGTTGTTGAGGAAAGGGCGCTGGAGGAGGGAATGCATCGACTGCGGCTCGAGGGAACCGGGCGGGTCGAGGATCTCCTGGCGCATTGCGGCCATATGCCGCTTCCGCCCTATATTCGCAGGGAGGATACGGAAGAAGATCGCGAGCGGTATCAAACCGTTTATGCGAAACAACCCGGATCGATCGCGGCGCCGACCGCGGGGTTGCACTTTACAAAGGAGCTGCTGGACAAAATCCGGGGGATGGGTGTTTGCACGGCGTCGGTCATCCTGCATGTCGGGCCGGGTACCTTCCGGCCGGTGCGGGAAAGGGATCTGCGCCGGCACCGGCTGCATCCTGAATCGTATGAGATACCCGAAGCGGCGTCGCGGGCTGTGGAGGAGACGCGCCGGGCGGGGGGCCGGATAGTCTGCGTGGGGACGACCACGGTTCGCGCCGTCGAAGCCGCGGCCGCGGAACGGTCGCCTGCGGGACCGCTCTGTCCACCGGGCGGCGGGCGCACGCGGCTCTTTATCCATCCGCCTTATACATTTCAGGTTACCGATGCACTGATCACGAATTTCCATCTTCCACGTTCGACGCTGCTCATGCTGGTCAGCGCTTTTGGAGGCCGGGAGGAGGTTCTCTCGGCCTATAGAACGGCGGTCTTACAAAAGTACGCCTTTTACAGCTATGGTGATGCGATGTTGATCCTTTGA
- the rpe gene encoding ribulose-phosphate 3-epimerase, producing the protein MRRVPDGIQVVPSLLSADFADLRRDIRSVEEAGARWLHLDVMDGHFVPNITFGPAWAGAVRKVSGLYLDAHLMITSPIAYIDRYAKAGVNLVTVHAETDESLEEISGRCREAGIGFGLAFRPGTDPVPYLDRYGAALDLVLVMTVEPGFGGQSFMKDMLGKIETVRDWRKDRRASFRLQVDGGINHDTLTLAVAAGAEGLVAGNAVFAGGDPGGNFRTLTKLIM; encoded by the coding sequence ATGCGGCGGGTGCCGGATGGGATCCAGGTTGTGCCGAGTCTGCTCTCCGCCGATTTCGCCGACCTGCGCCGGGATATCCGCAGCGTCGAAGAAGCCGGCGCCCGGTGGCTGCACCTGGATGTGATGGATGGACACTTTGTTCCCAATATCACCTTTGGACCGGCCTGGGCCGGGGCTGTCCGCAAAGTCTCTGGTCTTTATCTCGATGCGCATTTGATGATCACCAGCCCCATCGCATATATTGACCGTTATGCGAAAGCCGGGGTCAATCTCGTCACCGTCCACGCGGAGACGGATGAATCGCTGGAAGAGATCAGCGGCCGCTGCAGGGAAGCGGGAATCGGCTTTGGATTGGCTTTCCGGCCCGGGACCGATCCGGTTCCCTATCTCGACCGGTACGGAGCGGCGCTGGATCTTGTTTTGGTGATGACGGTCGAGCCCGGTTTCGGCGGGCAATCCTTTATGAAGGATATGCTGGGTAAAATTGAGACAGTTCGGGATTGGCGGAAGGATCGGCGGGCCTCATTCCGGTTGCAGGTCGATGGTGGAATCAACCACGACACCCTTACCTTGGCGGTTGCAGCGGGAGCGGAGGGCCTTGTCGCCGGTAACGCCGTCTTCGCCGGTGGTGATCCCGGCGGGAATTTTCGGACTTTAACAAAATTGATCATGTGA
- the ruvB gene encoding Holliday junction branch migration DNA helicase RuvB, with amino-acid sequence MAQTPRVTDPILQDGDRSLEGGLRPKSLNEFVGQDGLRENLRILVEAATARDEPLEHILLSGPPGLGKTTLATLLAGEMGTRLVVTSGPALERAADLVGILTGLPPKGILFVDEIHRLSRTIEEYLYPAMEDQRLDILLDRGPSARSVRLKLHPFTLVGATTRSGRLSAPLRSRFGFVGRVDFYNIVELMKIVERSARILQCPLEGEVAEELAKRGRGTPRIVNRLLRRVRDYAQVRGTGDVDKHTVLQACELLQVGEDGLHEMDRKILETIIVKFSGGPVGLNTLAACLGEEPDTIEEVHEPFLLQEGYIERTPRGREAAVRAYQALGIDAKLKPKPPGLFT; translated from the coding sequence ATGGCGCAGACGCCAAGGGTCACAGACCCGATCCTTCAGGATGGAGATCGGAGTCTTGAAGGGGGACTTCGTCCGAAGTCGCTGAATGAATTCGTTGGGCAGGACGGACTTCGGGAGAATCTGCGGATTCTCGTTGAGGCGGCCACGGCCCGGGATGAGCCCCTTGAGCATATCCTCCTTTCCGGTCCCCCCGGTCTGGGGAAAACGACCCTCGCGACCCTTCTTGCCGGAGAAATGGGCACCCGGCTTGTCGTCACCAGCGGTCCGGCCCTCGAACGGGCCGCCGATCTCGTTGGCATTCTGACCGGCCTGCCACCGAAGGGAATTCTTTTTGTGGATGAGATCCATCGCCTGAGCCGGACCATTGAAGAATATCTTTACCCGGCGATGGAGGATCAAAGGCTGGATATCCTTCTTGACCGGGGGCCCTCGGCCCGAAGCGTTCGATTGAAGCTTCATCCTTTCACCCTTGTCGGCGCAACGACGCGCTCGGGGCGCCTCAGCGCGCCGCTGCGATCCCGGTTCGGCTTTGTGGGAAGGGTCGATTTTTACAATATTGTAGAACTTATGAAGATCGTCGAGAGGTCGGCAAGGATTTTACAATGTCCTCTCGAGGGGGAAGTCGCCGAGGAATTGGCCAAGCGCGGGAGGGGAACACCGCGGATCGTCAACCGGCTCTTGAGACGGGTGCGGGATTACGCCCAGGTTCGGGGCACGGGAGACGTCGACAAACACACCGTACTGCAGGCTTGCGAACTCCTGCAGGTCGGTGAAGACGGGCTCCATGAAATGGATCGAAAAATTTTAGAAACGATTATTGTTAAATTCAGCGGCGGCCCGGTCGGCCTCAACACGTTGGCGGCCTGTCTCGGAGAGGAGCCCGATACGATTGAAGAGGTCCATGAACCTTTTCTTTTGCAGGAAGGATATATCGAACGCACACCGCGAGGCCGGGAAGCCGCGGTGCGGGCCTATCAAGCGCTGGGGATCGATGCCAAACTCAAGCCCAAGCCTCCCGGTCTCTTCACATAA
- a CDS encoding serine protein kinase, whose translation MAMPLTTNDFMELVKARLRPDVFRDHHWTGTFNDYMQIVLHDPRVTRTAFQRVYDMILSHGTEEYIEFKKTITRYKFFDDLANDGADAIFGLEIPLMKLVNIFKAAACRYGPEKRVLLLHGPVGSAKSTIARLLKRGLEDYSKSPEGRLFSFGWKMDLQNPASEPCPMHEEPLHLIPMEIRGGIIRELNQRLDKDYKVFVEGDLCPACRRNFDDLLHQYNGDWSQILNHIVVHRIIMSEKNRIGIGTFQPKDEKNQDSTELTGDINYRKIAMYGSDSDPRAFNFDGEFNVANRGIIEFIEVLKLDVAFLYDLLGASQEHKIKPKKFQQTDIDEVIIGHTNEPEYRKLQKNEFMEALRDRTVKIDIPYITKLDQEIKIYMKDYSQDMIHGKHVAPHTLEMASMWAVLTRLEQPKKADLSLIQKLKLYNGRSLPGYTTDNIKELRKEAEREGMEGISPRYVQDKVSNALVSDRAGNCINPFMVLNELESGLKHHSLITSEDLRRRYRELLNVVKEEFEQIAKNEVQRAISADEEAVNKLFANYVDHVKAYTQKERVKNPYTGQDEDPDERLMRSVEEKIDIPDSRKDDFRKEIMNYIGALSLEGKSFSYKDNSRLQKALELKLFEDQKDSIKLTSLVSSVVDASTQEKIDVVKTRLMKEYGYCEICAVDVLSYVASIFARSESNNGD comes from the coding sequence ATGGCGATGCCATTGACCACCAATGATTTTATGGAATTAGTCAAAGCCCGTCTACGACCCGATGTTTTTCGGGATCACCACTGGACCGGGACCTTTAATGACTATATGCAAATCGTGCTGCATGACCCAAGAGTGACACGGACGGCTTTCCAGCGCGTCTATGACATGATCCTCTCTCACGGCACTGAGGAATATATCGAGTTCAAGAAAACGATCACACGGTACAAGTTCTTCGACGATCTGGCGAATGATGGAGCTGATGCTATCTTCGGCCTCGAGATTCCTTTGATGAAACTTGTGAACATTTTTAAGGCGGCTGCATGCCGTTACGGACCGGAAAAGAGAGTGTTGCTCCTTCACGGACCGGTGGGATCGGCAAAATCGACCATTGCCCGACTCCTGAAGCGGGGGCTTGAGGATTATTCAAAATCGCCGGAGGGACGGCTCTTCTCGTTCGGGTGGAAAATGGATCTCCAGAATCCGGCCAGCGAACCCTGCCCGATGCATGAGGAACCTCTTCACCTCATACCGATGGAAATACGTGGCGGGATCATCCGCGAATTGAATCAACGTCTGGACAAGGATTATAAAGTATTTGTCGAGGGAGATCTATGTCCTGCTTGCCGGCGCAATTTTGATGATTTGCTTCACCAATACAATGGCGACTGGTCTCAAATTCTGAATCATATCGTTGTTCATCGGATCATCATGTCTGAAAAAAACCGCATCGGTATCGGAACCTTCCAGCCCAAAGACGAGAAGAATCAGGACTCGACCGAGCTGACCGGCGATATCAACTATCGGAAAATCGCCATGTATGGAAGTGACTCTGATCCCCGCGCCTTTAATTTTGACGGTGAGTTCAATGTCGCCAATCGCGGCATAATTGAATTCATTGAGGTTCTGAAGCTTGATGTCGCCTTCTTGTATGACCTCTTGGGCGCCAGCCAGGAACACAAAATCAAACCAAAGAAGTTCCAGCAAACGGATATCGACGAAGTCATCATCGGCCATACAAATGAACCCGAATACCGTAAATTGCAAAAAAATGAATTCATGGAAGCGTTGCGGGATCGAACGGTCAAAATCGATATTCCATATATCACAAAGCTCGATCAGGAAATAAAGATCTATATGAAGGATTACAGCCAGGATATGATCCATGGCAAACATGTGGCCCCCCACACTCTTGAGATGGCTAGTATGTGGGCCGTGCTGACACGTCTTGAACAGCCCAAAAAGGCCGATTTGTCATTAATACAAAAACTAAAATTGTATAATGGGAGAAGCCTTCCCGGTTATACGACGGATAACATCAAGGAATTGCGCAAGGAGGCGGAACGCGAGGGCATGGAAGGAATCAGCCCGCGCTATGTCCAGGACAAGGTTTCAAACGCCCTGGTATCAGATCGCGCCGGTAATTGCATCAATCCTTTCATGGTTCTCAACGAGCTTGAATCCGGCCTCAAACATCACAGTCTCATAACAAGTGAAGATCTCCGGCGCCGATACCGTGAGCTGCTGAATGTCGTAAAGGAGGAGTTTGAACAGATTGCGAAAAACGAAGTACAGCGGGCGATCAGCGCGGATGAAGAGGCGGTCAACAAGCTTTTCGCGAATTATGTCGATCATGTAAAAGCCTATACACAGAAGGAAAGGGTAAAGAATCCTTATACGGGACAAGACGAGGATCCTGACGAACGCCTTATGCGATCCGTCGAGGAAAAGATCGACATCCCAGACAGCCGCAAGGATGACTTCCGCAAGGAAATCATGAACTACATTGGGGCTTTGTCATTGGAAGGAAAGAGTTTCAGCTACAAAGACAATTCGAGATTGCAGAAAGCGCTTGAGTTAAAACTCTTTGAGGACCAGAAGGATTCGATTAAATTGACAAGTTTGGTTTCAAGCGTGGTTGATGCCTCAACCCAGGAGAAGATTGACGTCGTCAAAACCCGTTTAATGAAAGAGTACGGATATTGTGAAATCTGTGCGGTGGATGTCTTGAGCTACGTCGCCAGCATTTTCGCCCGAAGTGAATCCAACAATGGGGACTGA
- the fmt gene encoding methionyl-tRNA formyltransferase: MGKPVLIYMGTPEFAVPPLEALCEAGLPPAVVYSQPDRPRGRGRKVFPTPVAEAARRLGLEIRQPEVLQTRDEREQLEALQPDLILTVAYGKILRRRWLKLPRVGAVNLHPSPLPRYRGMNPMGRTLMRGDAWTGVSGFLMDEGTDTGPILKQILTPVDPMETLGDLSRRLARLGGGLLIDIVKEAMEGSLQPVAQDEDLATIAAPFDTEESHLSWRQPAIHIHNRIRAMSPDPGVIVRWRDRCCKILRSRPLDEIQHPEPPGQMLPGLKGHPPRVVCRPGLIELLEIQPEGKAVIPGEAWYRGCRALDGPVFLEEI, from the coding sequence ATGGGAAAGCCCGTTCTGATCTACATGGGAACGCCGGAATTCGCGGTTCCCCCATTGGAAGCCCTCTGTGAAGCGGGGTTGCCGCCCGCGGTTGTCTATTCCCAGCCGGACCGGCCGCGTGGGAGGGGCCGCAAGGTCTTCCCCACCCCGGTGGCGGAGGCGGCCCGGCGGCTGGGGTTGGAGATCCGGCAACCTGAGGTTTTACAAACCCGAGACGAAAGGGAGCAGCTTGAAGCGCTGCAGCCCGACCTGATCCTGACGGTGGCCTACGGAAAGATTCTGCGCCGGCGATGGCTGAAGCTGCCGCGGGTTGGGGCGGTGAATCTGCATCCCTCGCCGCTTCCACGGTACCGTGGGATGAACCCCATGGGGCGAACCCTGATGCGGGGTGATGCGTGGACCGGCGTGAGCGGATTCTTGATGGATGAGGGGACCGATACGGGACCTATCCTGAAACAGATCCTGACACCGGTGGATCCGATGGAGACTTTGGGGGATCTGAGCCGGCGATTAGCCCGGCTCGGCGGCGGACTTCTCATTGATATTGTTAAAGAAGCCATGGAGGGATCGCTGCAGCCGGTAGCTCAGGATGAGGATCTGGCCACCATCGCCGCGCCCTTTGATACCGAGGAGTCGCATCTTTCCTGGCGGCAGCCGGCGATACACATCCATAACAGAATCCGGGCGATGAGCCCCGATCCGGGGGTGATCGTTCGATGGCGGGACCGGTGCTGCAAAATCCTCCGCAGCCGCCCGCTGGATGAAATTCAGCATCCCGAGCCGCCGGGTCAGATGCTGCCCGGACTGAAAGGCCATCCGCCACGGGTTGTCTGCCGGCCCGGTCTGATTGAGCTCTTGGAAATTCAACCGGAAGGGAAGGCGGTGATTCCCGGTGAGGCCTGGTACCGGGGTTGCCGGGCTCTGGATGGTCCTGTCTTCCTGGAGGAGATATGA
- the yajC gene encoding preprotein translocase subunit YajC, with the protein MAGGGGQAGEAQGGGMIQMLFLFVSFIAIFYFLILRPQQKRQKEHQKLLESLTKGDRVLTSGGMYGTVIGIKDDIVVLKVGEDVKIEFSRASIQAVIKG; encoded by the coding sequence ATGGCGGGTGGGGGCGGACAGGCCGGGGAGGCTCAGGGAGGCGGGATGATCCAGATGCTGTTCCTCTTCGTCTCCTTCATCGCCATCTTTTACTTTCTCATTCTTCGGCCGCAACAGAAGCGTCAAAAGGAGCACCAGAAACTTCTCGAATCCCTGACGAAGGGAGACCGGGTCCTGACAAGCGGCGGGATGTACGGAACCGTCATCGGGATCAAAGATGATATCGTGGTGCTCAAGGTCGGTGAGGATGTGAAAATCGAGTTCTCGCGCGCCAGCATCCAAGCCGTCATCAAGGGCTAG
- a CDS encoding SpoVR family protein: protein MSLPPHLREQAARIADIAHSYGLDFYPTIFEVVTWEELTEVASYCGFPIRYPHWRFGMEYERLMKGHIYGLSRIYELVINHNPCYAYLLEANEDLDQKLVMAHVYAHCDFFKNNRFFDDTDRKMINQMAHHSSSVRRWMETFGVDAVEQFIDVALSLENLIDIHSPPDRPALISGDVDREKIPSIQKLRSKEYMDEFINPQKFLEEQRRKIMEERERNRKFPQKPERDILWFLIQHAPLERWQRQMLEIIRREAYYFIPQMQTKIMNEGWATYWHSRIMTEKVLDPSEVIDYADRCAGILAMPHGSVNPYKIGVQLWRDIKERWDKGRFGKEWEECDNLAEKSNWDKNPRLGEQKIFEARRIYNDITFIDEFLTREFCIEHQLFTFEWNENTNRYEIQSRDFKKIKEKLLFSLTNAGNPIILIENGNYKNRGELLLFHEHQGVDLDRNYACDTLRNLSRVWGRPVHVTTRLKDKSKIYSHDGETFSEEDIKT from the coding sequence ATGTCCCTCCCGCCACATCTCAGAGAGCAGGCCGCGAGAATTGCCGATATCGCTCACAGCTATGGTTTAGATTTCTATCCGACTATATTCGAGGTTGTCACATGGGAAGAGCTGACCGAGGTCGCCTCATACTGCGGTTTCCCGATTCGATACCCTCACTGGCGCTTCGGCATGGAATATGAACGGCTGATGAAGGGTCATATCTACGGGCTGAGCCGAATCTATGAACTGGTGATCAACCACAACCCCTGTTACGCCTATCTTCTCGAAGCCAATGAAGATCTGGATCAGAAACTGGTGATGGCTCACGTTTATGCCCATTGCGATTTCTTCAAAAACAACCGCTTTTTTGATGACACTGATCGAAAAATGATTAACCAAATGGCACATCACTCATCCAGTGTCCGCCGATGGATGGAGACGTTCGGTGTGGATGCCGTGGAGCAATTCATCGATGTGGCCTTGTCGCTGGAAAATCTCATAGATATCCACTCACCTCCGGATCGACCTGCTTTGATCAGTGGTGATGTCGATCGAGAGAAGATCCCTTCGATCCAGAAACTCCGCAGCAAAGAGTATATGGATGAGTTTATCAATCCGCAGAAATTCCTCGAGGAGCAGAGAAGGAAAATAATGGAAGAACGGGAGCGGAATCGTAAGTTCCCTCAGAAACCAGAGAGGGATATCCTCTGGTTTCTTATCCAGCATGCCCCGCTAGAGCGATGGCAAAGGCAGATGCTCGAAATCATCCGGCGTGAGGCCTATTACTTCATCCCCCAAATGCAGACGAAGATTATGAATGAGGGCTGGGCGACCTATTGGCATTCCCGGATCATGACAGAGAAAGTTTTGGATCCGAGTGAGGTTATCGACTACGCGGATCGGTGCGCCGGAATCCTGGCCATGCCTCACGGGAGTGTGAACCCCTATAAGATCGGTGTCCAACTTTGGCGGGACATAAAGGAAAGGTGGGACAAGGGCCGCTTTGGCAAAGAATGGGAAGAATGCGACAATCTCGCCGAGAAAAGCAACTGGGACAAAAATCCGCGACTGGGCGAACAAAAGATCTTTGAAGCCCGGCGAATATATAATGATATCACCTTTATTGATGAGTTCTTGACCCGTGAATTTTGCATCGAACACCAGCTGTTTACATTTGAATGGAATGAAAATACGAATCGTTATGAAATACAAAGCCGGGATTTTAAAAAAATTAAGGAGAAATTGCTCTTCAGTCTCACCAATGCTGGAAATCCGATCATTCTCATTGAGAACGGCAACTACAAGAATCGAGGCGAACTCCTCCTCTTCCACGAACATCAGGGTGTGGATCTGGACCGCAATTATGCCTGCGATACCCTGCGCAATCTCTCCCGGGTTTGGGGCCGGCCGGTTCATGTGACGACCCGGCTGAAGGACAAATCGAAAATCTATTCACACGACGGGGAAACATTCTCTGAAGAGGATATCAAGACCTGA
- the tgt gene encoding tRNA guanosine(34) transglycosylase Tgt: MLTFQIRSRDSNSGARTGLLEVGGHRIDTPVFMPVGTQASVKTLDSAELEAAGAQIILGNTYHLLLRPGPERMSRLGGLHRLMSWPRAILTDSGGYQVFSLSDLRKIREDGVEFASHKDGSRHYLTPERTIEIQEAIGSDILMPLDVCSPYPCDRARAREDLRLTLQWVRASRVAFDGRGYTDRALFGIVQGSVYPDLREASAQRLRDLEMDGYSVGGLSVGEPPEERWPLAEVSLRHLPDERPHYLMGVGTPEDIVTAVGLGYDMFDCVLPTRNARNGTVFTSRGKLVVKNRTYAEDERPLDPDCDCSTCRRYSRAYLRHLFNVGEMLGPRLATLHSIHYYLKLMKDVRRSIDLGSFAAWRRETIQRWTEGPEERG; this comes from the coding sequence GTGCTGACCTTTCAAATAAGAAGCCGGGATTCTAATAGCGGCGCCCGCACCGGCCTCCTCGAGGTGGGTGGGCATCGCATCGACACACCCGTTTTTATGCCCGTGGGTACCCAGGCCTCCGTCAAAACACTCGATTCGGCTGAGCTGGAGGCCGCGGGGGCTCAAATCATCCTGGGCAATACATATCACCTTCTTCTCCGGCCCGGTCCCGAACGGATGAGCCGGCTTGGAGGGCTTCACCGGCTCATGTCCTGGCCGCGCGCCATCCTGACCGACAGCGGCGGATATCAGGTCTTCAGCCTGTCCGATTTGCGCAAGATCCGCGAAGATGGGGTGGAGTTCGCCTCCCACAAGGATGGGTCCAGACATTATTTGACCCCCGAGCGGACGATCGAAATTCAGGAGGCGATTGGGAGCGATATCCTGATGCCCCTCGATGTCTGCTCACCCTATCCCTGCGACCGGGCCCGCGCCCGCGAGGATCTGCGATTGACATTGCAATGGGTCAGAGCCAGCCGTGTCGCTTTTGATGGGAGAGGTTATACCGACCGGGCCCTCTTTGGGATTGTGCAGGGGAGCGTCTATCCCGATTTGCGCGAGGCGTCGGCCCAGCGTCTCCGGGATTTGGAGATGGACGGATACTCGGTGGGCGGATTATCGGTCGGGGAGCCGCCCGAAGAACGCTGGCCGCTGGCCGAGGTGAGTCTCCGGCACCTGCCCGATGAGAGACCCCACTACCTGATGGGTGTTGGGACGCCGGAGGATATCGTGACGGCGGTTGGACTCGGATATGATATGTTCGATTGCGTGCTGCCGACCCGTAACGCCAGGAACGGCACCGTCTTCACCTCGCGCGGCAAACTCGTTGTCAAAAACAGGACATATGCAGAGGATGAGCGCCCCCTCGATCCCGATTGCGACTGTTCGACCTGCCGGCGTTATTCCCGGGCTTATCTCCGGCATCTATTTAATGTGGGCGAGATGCTGGGACCCCGTCTTGCGACATTGCATAGCATCCACTACTACTTGAAACTCATGAAGGATGTGCGCCGTTCGATTGACCTGGGTTCTTTCGCCGCGTGGCGGCGGGAGACGATTCAACGCTGGACAGAAGGGCCCGAAGAGAGAGGATAA
- a CDS encoding DUF444 family protein gives MILRINRDHSRFREIVKGRIREDFRKYITKGEMIGRKGRNIISIPVPRIDIPKFRYGSNEGGIGQGKGAAGDPSQSGQEGAGTAGDQPGAHILEVDITLEELAEMMGEELELPRIKPKGSKHIIERRDRYSGIRASGPESLRHVKRTYKKSLKRQIASGTYDFKRPIIIPIKEDKVYRSWKSVPAPRANAIVFYIMDVSGSMGDDQKEIVRITSFWIDTWLRYQYQDVAIRYIVHDAAAREVDQHTFYHLKESGGTKISSAYNMLQKILDEEYNPEEWNIYTFQFSDGDNWGTGDTENCLKLLEEKILPISNLYAYGQVESPYGSGQFLKDLTSHFKECGNLISANIPSKEMIYETIRTFLGTGR, from the coding sequence ATGATATTGCGAATCAACAGAGACCATAGTCGCTTCCGCGAAATTGTTAAGGGTCGCATCCGTGAAGATTTCCGGAAATATATCACCAAAGGAGAAATGATCGGCCGAAAGGGCCGGAATATCATTTCGATTCCCGTTCCCCGGATCGACATACCGAAATTCCGCTATGGCTCCAACGAAGGGGGCATCGGGCAGGGCAAGGGAGCTGCGGGCGATCCATCACAGAGCGGGCAAGAAGGCGCCGGCACTGCGGGAGATCAGCCCGGTGCGCACATCCTGGAAGTTGATATTACTCTGGAAGAACTCGCCGAGATGATGGGCGAGGAACTGGAATTGCCGAGGATCAAACCGAAGGGCTCCAAACATATCATTGAGCGGAGAGATCGGTACAGCGGCATCCGCGCCTCGGGTCCCGAGAGTCTTCGCCATGTTAAACGAACCTACAAAAAGAGCCTCAAACGGCAAATTGCATCAGGCACCTATGACTTCAAGCGCCCCATCATCATTCCTATCAAAGAAGATAAGGTCTATCGCTCTTGGAAATCAGTCCCCGCTCCCCGCGCCAATGCGATTGTTTTCTACATTATGGATGTCAGCGGTTCCATGGGCGACGACCAAAAGGAAATCGTGAGGATAACATCCTTCTGGATCGACACTTGGCTCCGCTATCAATATCAGGATGTCGCCATACGCTACATCGTCCACGATGCCGCCGCCCGCGAGGTTGATCAGCACACCTTTTATCATCTGAAGGAGAGCGGCGGGACGAAAATATCGAGCGCCTATAATATGCTGCAGAAGATTCTCGATGAGGAATACAATCCCGAAGAATGGAATATCTATACATTCCAATTTTCAGATGGGGACAATTGGGGCACTGGAGACACCGAAAACTGTCTGAAGCTTCTCGAGGAAAAAATTCTTCCGATTTCAAACCTCTATGCCTATGGGCAAGTGGAATCGCCTTACGGCAGCGGCCAATTCCTTAAGGATTTGACATCCCATTTCAAAGAATGTGGAAACCTTATTTCCGCCAATATCCCATCGAAGGAGATGATTTACGAGACCATCCGCACCTTCCTGGGCACCGGGCGCTGA
- a CDS encoding PASTA domain-containing protein, whose amino-acid sequence MWVLKTSTEAGQEQDKAGRTGWVSHPKWRRTASILRRLIFIGLGMVVGLILFDRFLMPYVVRLGDEVDTPNVVLLSEEEADSLLAQTGLKCQVLARRYDNQVPPGRIMDQEPGPGMRVKRGRILRLLVSLGSLGRSVPEIRGHPVSHAQLLLGREGMAMGRVTYVTSREVPEQTVVAASPAPGAPFPAGGEVNLLVSEGYPKRAFLMRDFRGESAERIRSLLKAAGLQVEVRAWPGQPLDADEIVEQTPPSGHRIEEGGMVELLTGRRKG is encoded by the coding sequence GTGTGGGTTCTGAAGACGTCGACGGAAGCGGGTCAGGAACAGGACAAAGCCGGAAGGACGGGATGGGTTTCGCATCCGAAGTGGCGCCGTACCGCATCGATTCTCCGCCGCCTCATTTTCATCGGGCTTGGGATGGTGGTCGGGTTGATCCTATTCGATCGATTCCTGATGCCGTATGTTGTCCGGCTGGGGGATGAGGTGGATACCCCCAATGTCGTGCTTCTCTCGGAAGAGGAGGCTGATTCTCTCCTGGCTCAAACCGGTTTGAAGTGTCAGGTCTTGGCCCGCCGGTATGACAACCAGGTGCCGCCCGGCCGGATCATGGATCAAGAGCCCGGACCCGGCATGAGGGTCAAGAGGGGCCGGATTTTAAGATTGCTGGTCAGTCTCGGATCGTTGGGGCGATCGGTGCCGGAGATTCGTGGCCACCCCGTTTCTCACGCCCAGCTCCTTCTCGGTAGGGAAGGGATGGCGATGGGTCGTGTCACCTATGTCACGAGCCGCGAGGTGCCCGAGCAGACGGTGGTCGCAGCCAGCCCCGCCCCGGGAGCTCCCTTCCCGGCGGGGGGTGAGGTCAATCTGCTTGTCAGCGAGGGGTATCCAAAGCGGGCCTTTCTGATGCGGGATTTTCGCGGAGAATCAGCTGAACGAATTCGCTCCCTATTGAAAGCCGCCGGTCTGCAGGTCGAGGTCAGAGCCTGGCCCGGACAACCGCTGGATGCCGACGAGATCGTTGAACAGACACCGCCCTCCGGACACAGGATTGAAGAAGGGGGGATGGTCGAGTTGCTGACGGGGAGGAGAAAGGGATGA